The [Clostridium] celerecrescens 18A genomic sequence AATATATCTATAAGATCACTCTTTATAGTAACGGAGAAATCCTGCAAGCAGGAAACGCCTACGGCTCCTCTTTCGATTATAGAGACATCCAAAATGCGCCCTGGTTCCACGATATGCTTTCCAGAGAAAATACCCAGTATCTTCTCTCCCTGGAGGACAACCCTTTTTCTCCAATGAATTACACCCCTAAGCTGCTCCCTCTTCTTAGACCATTAAAATATTCCTCAAGCAGTAATCCGGAGGATGCCTGGATATTTCTGGCCATTTCTCCCCGCCTGTTTTCCGATACCCTGGAAAGCATGGGAGATGGGCAGATCATCTTTGCATCCACTTTAGATGGAAGTATCATTTCTTCTGTGAATGGAAAGGATTATGATGTCTCTGATCTGCTGGTCACTCTTAGAAACTTAAAAGACCCTCAGGGCAATTTCCGAACTTTGCTGAATGGAAAGGATTGTATCATATCCTATCAGAGGCAATTAATCAGCGGTCTGATCTTTTTTCAGATCCTGCCAATTTCAGACCTTAACCTTGACCATGGCATGATTGGGGGTACCATTGCTCTCATATTCTTTTTCTGCTGTACCATTGGCTTAACCTTGTCCTGGTTTATATCCCGCCAGCTAAGCGCTCCTATCAGCCGTTTGAAAAAACGTCTGGAATTCATCTCCATGGGAAATTTCGAACCGGACCGCTCCATTGAAACAGATGATGAAATCGGAAGCATAGGAAAGCAGATCAACCAGATGTCTGACCGGATCTCCGATCTTTTGGAAACCAGAGTTCAAAGTGAAAAAGAAAAAAAGGATTTGGAAATTAAAATGCTTCAGGCCCAGATCAATCCTCATTTTCTATACAATACACTGGATTCTATCAAATGGATCGCAACCATGCAGAAAAACAGCGGGATCGTTCAGGTGGTCACTGCCCTGTCCTCCCTGCTAAAGAACATGGCAAAGGGATTCAACGAAAAGGTAACCCTTCGTCAGGAATTGGATTTTTTGCAGAATTATGTTATTATAGAGAAAATCCGATATATTGAACTTTTTGATGTAACCACAGAGGTTGATCAGGAAGTTTTATACGATGCGAAAATTGTGAAGCTGACCCTTCAGCCCATTGTGGAGAACGCCATCTTTAACGGAATCGAACCAAGCGGAAGAAACGGGCTGATACAGATACACGTTTTTGCTGAAAACAGTGTTCTTTATATTACGATAAGAGACAACGGCATCGGCATTTCTCCAGAAGGCATTGAAACGCTGTTAACTGATACTTCCCGCATCACGAGAAGCAATATGAGCGGAATCGGGCTTCCAAACGTGGACCGGAGATTAAAGCTGGTTTACGGAGAAGAATACGGAATAAAGCTGGAAAGCGAATTAGACCAATACACATTAATTACCATTGCCCTTCCTTTGGAATTTTAAGAAGGGCTGACAAAGGGGTATAAAGACAGCATGTATCGAATTATAATTATAGACGATGAGCCACTCATCCTGGCGGGCATCGCTTCCCTGATCATATGGGAAAACTATGAGTGCACGATTATAGGAAAGGCGACCAACGGTCCTTCCGCCTATGAGATGATCATGGATCTTCATCCGGATATCGTTATAACGGATATCCGGATGCCCGTGTTAAGCGGGCTTGATCTGGTGGAAAAATGCAAAGAAAACGGCTGTGACTTTGCTTTTATTGTATTAACAAACTTAGAGGAATTCCATCTGGTGAAAAAAGCCCTATCCCTGGGTGCCTCCGACTATCTGGTGAAAATCGATCTGAATGAAGAAGCGCTTGTGAACGCTTTGGAACGGGCCAAGGAGGCCTGCGACCTGCTGGTCAATAAGCAGAACCGCCTCCTGGACAGCCAGCTTAAGAATAACCAGGAGGATCTGGCAAAGACAGAGTTCCGCCGTCTCTTTCTTTCTCAGGAGGCAGTATCTGATATTCCCGAAGAACTGGAGGAGCAGTATCCGGCTCCTTTTGTCATCCTATTTTCCTTAAGCCCAATTCACATAGACTTTGAAGCAGGCGGGGGAAGCTATGATCTGCATTCCGTCAGCAGGCAGCTTATGGATATACTGGGCGGAATCGCAGCAAGGTTTTTCTTTCATTACACGATTCTGGAATACCGGCAGGATACGTTTCTTCTTACAGCCTCTTTTAAAGAAGAAGCCTTTTCCAAAAACGTTATAAGGGAATTCTGCCAGAAGTTCAGCGTTGCTTTAAAAACTTACTTTGAACTTTCTGCCGTCTACGGCGTAAGCAGGACAAAGGAAAAGATTTCAGAACTCCCCCAGGCATTTTCAGAAGCTTTGACGGCCTTGGAGTATTACTACTTTGAATCTTCATCCCAAGTGGTTTTTTATGACGGACAGAACTCTCATTTCAGTCAAGCAAAAAAATTCAATATCAATGTTTTTAAAAAAGATCTGGCCGCTTATATAAGCCAGAACGACAGTGAAAAGCTGGCTTCCATTTTTGAAGAAATCATCACCCTGTTCCGGGAAAACAGACCCCGCAAGGAACAGGCCACCAGCGCCTGCATTAACATTTACACCTATCTCTATTCATTTTTTGAAACAGGGGATGACAGCTATCAGGAGATCTTTCCTTATACCATTAACATTGCAGAGCAGCTGAATCATTTTAACAGCCTGGAGGACATTCTGGAATGGCTGAGAAGTTTCTGTCAGAAGCTGTGCCGTCTTTTGGAGGACCGGAAATCCACTCGTTCCGACAAGCTGGTGGATCTGGCCAGAAGCTACATCAAGGAGCACTACATGGAAAAGCTGACTCTGGCCGATGTTGCCGAAGCTTTAAACATAAGCTCCGGACATTTAAGCAATACTTTTAAAAAACTTACAGGAACTACCCTGTCAGACTATATTGCCCAGGTTAAGATTCAGCATGCCATGGAGCTTATAGATACCCACCAGTACCTGATGTACGAAATCTCTGATAAGCTTGGCTTTGATAATCCTTATTATTTCAGTAAGGTATTTAAAAAGGTTACGGGCATATCGCCGAGAGAACACGAAAACCGGGTCACTTATCCATTTACAGACGAAGGGAGTTAACTATGCCTCCAGTTAATCTTTTGATCAAACCGTCCTCCGGCATGTGCAACATGCGATGTCAGTACTGCTTTTATCACGATATTACGGAAAAGCGAACACAAGGCTCATATGGCTTTATGTCAGAGAAAACTTTAAAGAATGTCTTAAAAAAAGCCCTGGACCACGCAGACACTGCCTGCACCATTGCTTTTCAGGGAGGAGAACCTACTCTGGCCGGTCTTCCTTTTTTTGAACAGGCCGTAAGGTTATCAAAGGAATATAATAAGAAAAATTTAGAAATACATTTCGCCCTTCAGACCAACGGCTATAATCTGGGCCCGGAATGGGCGGAATTTTTCGCCAGAGAACATTTTCTGGTTGGAATCTCCGTAGACGGGACCATACATACCCATGATGCTTACCGGAAAAACGGAACCGGCAGTGCCACATTTTTAAACATCATGAAAACAGTGGATAGCTTCAACAGGTATGGAGTGGAATATAATATCCTCACAGTGGTAAATAAAAGAACCGCAGCCTCCATCAAAAAAATATATCAATACTATAAGAAAATGGGCTTTTCTTATCTCCAATTCATTCCCTGTCTGGATCCCCTGGAGGCTGCCCCTGGTACTATGGAATATTCTCTTACACCGGAATTATACGGACAATTCCTCTGTGACCTGTTTGACTTATGGTATGAGGATTTTAACGCCGGAAAGGAAATTTACATCCGACAGTTTTATAATTACCTCTCACTTCTATTGAACGGAAATGCAGAATCTTGTGACATGAACGGTTTTTGCAGCATCCAAAACGTCATCGAAGCCGACGGCGAGGTATATCCCTGTGACTTCTTTGTTCTGGATGAATTTAAGCTGGGGAATTTAAACGATACCGGTTTTGATGAAATACACAAAAAAAGAATGGAAATCGGTTTTCTCTCTAACCAGAAAGCGCCTGACAGCCAGTGCCAGAACTGTTCTTACTTTGCTCTGTGCAGGGGAGGCTGCTACCGGCACCGTATCATGTCCATGGAAAAAACCTGCCGTAATTACTTCTGCAAATCCTATCAGTTGTTTTTTGACCATTGTCTTCCAAGGCTTATGCAGACAGCAAGAAAATTAAATCATCTATGAAAAACGTTTTAAAGTAAGATATAAAATTCTGGGGAAAGATCATTATCTGGTCTTTCCCCTTTTCTGTATTCTGAAGCATGTCTTGGGCATGTCTGGATGAACTATCTTCTGATCGCTTTGACTTCAATTCCGTTTAATTCAGTTCAGATGACTTGACATACTTAGATTGTCTAGGTATAATGATTACAATACTTAGATCACCTAGGTATAGCGTCAGGAGAATGACAAATTCTGAGAAAGGGGAAATCCTATGGACAAACGCTATATGGCTCTCGGCACTTCTATGCTGGTGCTGAAGCTTCTGAAAGAGCAAAGCATGTACGGGTACCAGATAATTCGTATACTGGAACAGCAAAGCCAGAATGTATTTCAGCTTCAGGAAGGCACACTCTACCCAATTCTGCACACTCTGGAACAACAGGGAGCAGTCACCAGTTATCATCAGACTGCAGACAATGGCCGCAGCCGCAAATATTATGCAATTACCTCTTATGGGCAGAAGATGCTGGAAGAAAAATCAAAAGAGTGGAAGGTTTACCAGACTGCCGTCAACCAGGTGATGGGAGGTGTTTTATTTGAATAAAAAAATCTCTGATTCTGCAGTCACCCATTTTCTTGAAGATGTAACTGACCAGATTTCTTATAAACCGTTACGTCCCTCCATTCATCAGGAGCTGGAATCACATATTAAGGACCGGATTGAGGAGTATGAATCCCAGGGCCTATCTCTTGCTGATGCAGAGCGTAAGGCTCTTCGCGGCATGGGGGATGCAATTGCCATTGGTACCGGACTGAATGAGGCCCACAAGATTCAAAAATCCCCTAGACTTGCCTTCATCACCGCTTTACTGCTTCTGACAGGCTTTGTTCTCTCCTGCTTTTTCCGATGGACGCCGGAGCAGATGTCAAATGGCTATCTTTACTACATACCAGGAGGGATTCTGCTTGTATTTACAGTATTAAAGGGGTACCCCCTCTTAATCCGGCACAGAAAGATTCTGGCATCATCTATATGCCTGCTGTATCTGGCTCAAATAGTGATATTTTTCCTGTCACACTTTAGCGGTAGACGGTTTGGGGTTGTAAGTACTGCCTATTTTGCCACATTACTGTTAGTTCCAGTGATCACAGTGCTGCTGTATTGTTCCCGCCATAACAGGAAGAAATTTCTGACAGCCGCTCTTGTGTGCGCCGGAACATGGATGCTTCTCATGTATACATCCGGCCTGTATCTTATCAGTGATACTGCAGCAGCCATTTTTCTGCTGAGTATACTTGGAACCGTGTGTTTTATGATTCACCGCGG encodes the following:
- a CDS encoding sensor histidine kinase: MPRTFQYKLLLYNLLVVISIACAVSFYNYHSYYKDAIQNETENSVNRIQILSDRMEVAYEEMVNIIVTCSERKSLFYTPSLKQSEYGDAAYIKLYASNVLRDFCAISGYSKYIYKITLYSNGEILQAGNAYGSSFDYRDIQNAPWFHDMLSRENTQYLLSLEDNPFSPMNYTPKLLPLLRPLKYSSSSNPEDAWIFLAISPRLFSDTLESMGDGQIIFASTLDGSIISSVNGKDYDVSDLLVTLRNLKDPQGNFRTLLNGKDCIISYQRQLISGLIFFQILPISDLNLDHGMIGGTIALIFFFCCTIGLTLSWFISRQLSAPISRLKKRLEFISMGNFEPDRSIETDDEIGSIGKQINQMSDRISDLLETRVQSEKEKKDLEIKMLQAQINPHFLYNTLDSIKWIATMQKNSGIVQVVTALSSLLKNMAKGFNEKVTLRQELDFLQNYVIIEKIRYIELFDVTTEVDQEVLYDAKIVKLTLQPIVENAIFNGIEPSGRNGLIQIHVFAENSVLYITIRDNGIGISPEGIETLLTDTSRITRSNMSGIGLPNVDRRLKLVYGEEYGIKLESELDQYTLITIALPLEF
- a CDS encoding PadR family transcriptional regulator — translated: MDKRYMALGTSMLVLKLLKEQSMYGYQIIRILEQQSQNVFQLQEGTLYPILHTLEQQGAVTSYHQTADNGRSRKYYAITSYGQKMLEEKSKEWKVYQTAVNQVMGGVLFE
- a CDS encoding anaerobic sulfatase maturase yields the protein MPPVNLLIKPSSGMCNMRCQYCFYHDITEKRTQGSYGFMSEKTLKNVLKKALDHADTACTIAFQGGEPTLAGLPFFEQAVRLSKEYNKKNLEIHFALQTNGYNLGPEWAEFFAREHFLVGISVDGTIHTHDAYRKNGTGSATFLNIMKTVDSFNRYGVEYNILTVVNKRTAASIKKIYQYYKKMGFSYLQFIPCLDPLEAAPGTMEYSLTPELYGQFLCDLFDLWYEDFNAGKEIYIRQFYNYLSLLLNGNAESCDMNGFCSIQNVIEADGEVYPCDFFVLDEFKLGNLNDTGFDEIHKKRMEIGFLSNQKAPDSQCQNCSYFALCRGGCYRHRIMSMEKTCRNYFCKSYQLFFDHCLPRLMQTARKLNHL
- a CDS encoding response regulator transcription factor, with the translated sequence MYRIIIIDDEPLILAGIASLIIWENYECTIIGKATNGPSAYEMIMDLHPDIVITDIRMPVLSGLDLVEKCKENGCDFAFIVLTNLEEFHLVKKALSLGASDYLVKIDLNEEALVNALERAKEACDLLVNKQNRLLDSQLKNNQEDLAKTEFRRLFLSQEAVSDIPEELEEQYPAPFVILFSLSPIHIDFEAGGGSYDLHSVSRQLMDILGGIAARFFFHYTILEYRQDTFLLTASFKEEAFSKNVIREFCQKFSVALKTYFELSAVYGVSRTKEKISELPQAFSEALTALEYYYFESSSQVVFYDGQNSHFSQAKKFNINVFKKDLAAYISQNDSEKLASIFEEIITLFRENRPRKEQATSACINIYTYLYSFFETGDDSYQEIFPYTINIAEQLNHFNSLEDILEWLRSFCQKLCRLLEDRKSTRSDKLVDLARSYIKEHYMEKLTLADVAEALNISSGHLSNTFKKLTGTTLSDYIAQVKIQHAMELIDTHQYLMYEISDKLGFDNPYYFSKVFKKVTGISPREHENRVTYPFTDEGS